Proteins encoded in a region of the Paenibacillus sp. E222 genome:
- a CDS encoding endonuclease/exonuclease/phosphatase family protein → MKILTLNTHAWAEEDQLNKISQLADFINTHQFDVISMQEVNQSMHETALSAEELKHYFATELDAVIKKDNYAYVLLTQLTETYYWTWIPAHIGFQKYDEGLAILSRTPITQAFGEYVSHMRDYDNYRTRKIMGIQTAVQGEATWFVNGHYNWWDDEQEPFKGQWELTESKLAPYMDQPLYIMGDFNNVAEVRGEGYDYMMSKGWNDLYTTAEQKDDGATVVKAIAGWADNKRDLRIDYIFSNRPVQAKSSTVVLNGKNGPVVSDHYGVAVEI, encoded by the coding sequence ATGAAAATACTTACGTTAAATACACACGCTTGGGCAGAAGAAGACCAACTGAACAAGATCAGTCAGCTGGCTGATTTTATCAATACACATCAATTTGATGTCATCTCCATGCAGGAGGTCAACCAATCCATGCATGAAACAGCGCTGTCCGCGGAGGAACTGAAACATTACTTTGCCACGGAATTGGATGCTGTGATCAAAAAAGACAACTACGCCTACGTTCTGCTTACGCAACTGACCGAAACCTATTACTGGACATGGATTCCGGCCCATATCGGTTTCCAAAAATACGATGAAGGGCTGGCCATCCTGAGCCGGACGCCAATTACACAGGCTTTTGGTGAATATGTATCCCATATGCGGGATTACGACAACTACCGGACACGCAAAATTATGGGTATACAGACGGCCGTCCAAGGTGAAGCAACCTGGTTTGTAAATGGACACTATAACTGGTGGGATGATGAACAAGAGCCTTTCAAGGGACAGTGGGAACTAACCGAGAGCAAGCTTGCTCCATATATGGACCAGCCGCTGTATATTATGGGTGATTTCAATAATGTCGCGGAAGTACGTGGGGAAGGCTACGATTATATGATGAGCAAGGGCTGGAATGACCTGTATACGACGGCTGAGCAAAAGGATGACGGTGCAACCGTGGTCAAAGCCATTGCCGGCTGGGCGGATAACAAACGCGATCTGCGTATTGATTATATTTTCTCGAATCGTCCGGTACAGGCGAAGTCTTCGACGGTAGTTCTCAACGGAAAGAACGGCCCTGTGGTCTCTGACCATTACGGCGTAGCTGTGGAAATTTAA
- a CDS encoding ABC transporter substrate-binding protein, producing the protein MLNTKKWVTLFCLSLLMFATACSGGSSAPSASTNEGEEGDTSGKIELRMTWWGSQTRHDLTTKVIKLFEEKHPGITIKPEYSGWDGYFDKLTTQVAGSNAPDIIQMDYAFLTDFARRGALLDLTPYAESKELRTEDHDKSMLKAGSIDDKLYAITLGVNAPGVIYDATVFQELGIEEPQESWTWKDFSDIAAKIAAEKGDGFYGSADVSGTTNMFEVFIRQTGKGLFDGGTLTATSEELQQWFDMWGALRENGGATSAEVTASTTNALETRPISLGTAAMDFAWSNQLLTFQQVNKNQDHKLGIQVLPHGVGEKQIGEYLKAGQFLSGYAKTKHPKEVAMFIDFMVNDPEATAILGSERGVPVNASIREKMQPTLPEAEQAIFQFIDVVSKNSSEIDPPYPQGFSEVDTSFKSASEQIAFGQGNTPDVIAQFIEGAKATLASSQ; encoded by the coding sequence ATGTTGAATACCAAAAAGTGGGTAACCTTGTTCTGCCTATCCCTGTTAATGTTTGCTACAGCCTGTTCCGGAGGATCATCAGCCCCGTCTGCTTCAACCAATGAAGGAGAAGAAGGAGACACTTCCGGCAAAATTGAACTTCGTATGACCTGGTGGGGATCACAGACTCGCCACGATCTCACGACCAAAGTGATTAAGCTGTTTGAAGAGAAGCACCCTGGCATTACCATTAAGCCGGAATATTCCGGTTGGGACGGATACTTTGACAAGCTGACTACACAGGTAGCCGGTTCAAATGCACCGGATATCATACAGATGGATTACGCTTTTCTAACCGACTTTGCCCGGCGTGGTGCATTGCTTGACCTGACCCCATATGCAGAGAGCAAAGAGCTGCGCACAGAAGACCATGACAAGAGCATGCTCAAAGCCGGATCGATTGACGATAAATTATACGCCATTACATTGGGTGTAAATGCGCCAGGTGTCATCTATGATGCCACCGTATTCCAGGAGCTCGGGATCGAGGAGCCGCAGGAAAGCTGGACGTGGAAGGATTTTAGCGACATAGCGGCCAAGATTGCAGCAGAGAAAGGTGACGGTTTCTACGGTTCGGCGGATGTATCAGGAACCACGAACATGTTTGAGGTATTTATCCGGCAAACAGGCAAGGGACTATTTGATGGCGGGACGTTGACAGCTACCAGCGAGGAGCTCCAGCAATGGTTTGACATGTGGGGGGCGCTTCGTGAGAACGGGGGGGCAACCTCTGCGGAAGTGACGGCATCCACTACGAATGCACTGGAGACACGCCCGATCTCGCTTGGTACAGCCGCCATGGACTTTGCCTGGTCTAATCAATTGCTGACGTTCCAGCAGGTGAACAAAAACCAGGATCATAAGCTTGGGATACAAGTGCTTCCGCACGGTGTGGGTGAAAAGCAAATCGGTGAATACCTGAAAGCAGGTCAGTTCCTGTCCGGTTATGCCAAAACAAAACATCCGAAGGAAGTGGCGATGTTTATCGACTTCATGGTCAATGATCCCGAAGCTACCGCCATTCTCGGCTCGGAGCGCGGCGTACCCGTCAATGCCAGCATCCGTGAGAAGATGCAGCCTACGCTACCAGAAGCGGAGCAAGCCATCTTCCAATTTATCGATGTGGTATCGAAAAACTCCAGTGAAATTGATCCGCCATACCCACAAGGATTTTCCGAAGTGGATACCAGCTTCAAGAGTGCAAGCGAGCAGATCGCCTTCGGTCAAGGCAATACACCGGATGTGATTGCCCAGTTCATTGAAGGGGCCAAGGCGACACTTGCATCAAGTCAATAA
- a CDS encoding response regulator — MKSIMLIDDDPHIVKALTDHIDWPSIGLRIAGTASNGVDALEMFQQLRPDLVMTDVYLPGMTGLELTQALRRDHPHLPIIILSGYDEFENARAAMRWGVNHFLLKPAEVEEIESVLREVLLEQDVRERHEQLERTYKQEIGRVVPYLRKLFLHELLTTRYREEELPAERMDYVGIRIPSQVRAISLQLYRPAFLTKMKERDWQLLRYGAADIIQETVKEQTSQINDCQVEIVDYSDQVFVLLLFDERDPLEQFESIVERMIDQIFTYLKIEMSAGIGTSKGHLCEVMDSYLESREALEKAEFQGGSRVYRYDSSAALTPSATDYSLLLRQWNESWADMRTDLAEEIWVQLRNLLEEGGGASIQDVQVVAVSLFDTLIHSWNRHYPMLAPPLAMSHFLWEIQSKYGLQDLICWMDGIIRNWMEQIRKEMGEKKTNKLVEQVKQYVEMHYAEEISFEAIAKGLFVHPKYLSQLFKRVTGENFVSYVNGYRIQRALELLQSGHYMVYEVSEMTGFRNATYFSQVFKMLTGKSPSEVG, encoded by the coding sequence ATGAAAAGCATTATGCTCATAGACGATGACCCGCATATTGTAAAAGCATTGACCGACCATATTGATTGGCCATCCATTGGCCTCCGCATTGCAGGAACTGCTTCCAATGGCGTGGATGCACTGGAGATGTTCCAACAGCTGCGCCCCGATCTTGTGATGACGGACGTCTATTTGCCAGGAATGACAGGACTTGAGCTCACGCAGGCGTTGCGGCGGGACCATCCCCATCTGCCGATCATCATTCTTAGTGGATATGACGAATTCGAGAATGCCCGGGCGGCCATGCGTTGGGGCGTGAATCATTTTTTGCTGAAGCCTGCGGAAGTGGAGGAGATTGAGTCTGTTCTGCGTGAGGTGTTACTGGAACAGGATGTGCGTGAGCGGCATGAGCAGCTAGAGCGGACATACAAACAGGAGATTGGACGGGTGGTTCCTTATCTTCGCAAACTATTTCTTCACGAGCTGTTAACCACGCGCTATCGGGAAGAGGAGCTGCCTGCGGAGCGTATGGATTATGTGGGTATTCGCATACCCTCTCAAGTGCGCGCAATAAGTCTACAGTTGTACCGGCCTGCATTTCTGACAAAGATGAAAGAGCGGGACTGGCAGCTATTAAGATATGGGGCAGCAGATATAATTCAGGAGACCGTCAAAGAGCAGACTTCGCAAATAAACGACTGCCAGGTGGAGATCGTGGATTACTCGGATCAGGTGTTTGTGCTGCTTCTATTTGACGAGAGGGACCCGCTAGAGCAATTTGAGTCCATTGTTGAACGGATGATTGATCAGATTTTTACGTACCTCAAGATCGAAATGAGCGCAGGTATTGGAACGTCCAAAGGGCACTTATGCGAAGTGATGGACTCTTATCTGGAGAGCAGGGAGGCGCTGGAGAAAGCAGAGTTTCAGGGCGGGAGTCGTGTATATCGATATGATTCATCTGCTGCTTTAACGCCGAGCGCAACGGATTACTCGCTATTGCTGCGACAATGGAATGAGTCATGGGCAGATATGAGGACTGATCTGGCAGAGGAGATATGGGTTCAGCTTCGCAATCTGTTGGAGGAAGGGGGTGGTGCCAGTATTCAGGATGTGCAAGTTGTGGCCGTGAGCCTGTTCGACACGTTAATTCATAGTTGGAACCGACATTATCCCATGCTGGCACCGCCGCTCGCGATGAGCCATTTTTTGTGGGAAATCCAATCGAAATATGGGCTGCAGGATCTGATATGCTGGATGGATGGTATTATTCGAAACTGGATGGAACAGATACGTAAAGAAATGGGCGAGAAAAAAACCAATAAACTAGTGGAGCAGGTGAAACAGTACGTGGAAATGCATTATGCTGAAGAAATCAGTTTTGAAGCCATTGCCAAGGGACTGTTTGTGCACCCCAAATATTTGAGTCAGCTGTTCAAGAGAGTGACCGGAGAGAACTTTGTGAGTTATGTAAACGGGTATCGGATTCAACGTGCGTTGGAGCTATTACAGTCAGGGCATTACATGGTCTACGAAGTTAGCGAGATGACAGGGTTCCGCAACGCGACGTATTTCAGTCAGGTGTTCAAGATGCTTACGGGCAAGAGTCCGTCTGAGGTGGGGTAG
- a CDS encoding carbohydrate ABC transporter permease, translating to MIGQRNAATWVVAKHVLISVIAFVMLYPVLWMLGSSFKPGHMIFTETWFWPREWNWQNYINGWTGIQGNPFSRFLTNSVVLSLGAVLGNVISCSMAAYAFARLNFRFKAICFGLMLMTIMLPHHVTLIPQYILFNHLEWVNTYLPLVVPKWLATDAFFIFLMVQFFRGLPKELDEAATIDGCGPVRIYTKIIIPLAFPALVTTMIFTFLWTWDDFFSQLIYLSDVSKYTVPLGLRLFLDSSSQSDWGPMFAMSVLSLVPCFIVFIVCQKYFVEGIATSGLKG from the coding sequence ATGATTGGACAACGAAATGCTGCTACGTGGGTAGTCGCCAAACATGTACTGATCTCGGTTATTGCCTTTGTCATGCTGTATCCGGTGCTCTGGATGCTGGGCAGTTCATTCAAACCGGGACATATGATTTTCACCGAGACTTGGTTTTGGCCGCGAGAATGGAACTGGCAAAATTACATCAATGGCTGGACGGGCATTCAGGGCAATCCCTTCTCCCGTTTTCTGACCAACTCCGTCGTCCTGTCGCTGGGCGCTGTGCTTGGCAATGTCATCTCTTGCTCGATGGCGGCATATGCCTTTGCCAGATTGAATTTTCGGTTCAAAGCGATTTGCTTTGGCTTAATGCTAATGACGATCATGCTGCCGCACCATGTGACGCTGATCCCTCAATATATTCTGTTTAACCATCTGGAATGGGTGAATACGTATCTGCCGCTGGTGGTGCCGAAATGGCTGGCGACCGATGCCTTCTTCATTTTCCTGATGGTCCAGTTCTTCCGGGGATTGCCCAAAGAGCTGGATGAAGCGGCGACGATTGATGGATGTGGTCCTGTACGAATTTACACCAAAATTATCATTCCGCTGGCCTTTCCGGCGCTGGTGACGACGATGATCTTTACCTTTTTGTGGACATGGGATGACTTCTTCAGTCAGTTGATCTATCTGAGTGATGTCAGCAAATACACGGTGCCGCTGGGCTTACGCCTGTTCCTCGATTCCAGTTCTCAATCGGATTGGGGACCGATGTTTGCAATGTCAGTGCTGTCACTGGTGCCTTGTTTTATCGTATTTATCGTGTGTCAAAAGTATTTCGTGGAAGGAATCGCGACCTCTGGGCTCAAAGGGTAA
- a CDS encoding glycoside hydrolase family 105 protein, with protein MTTYFSEPQSMYYRFGEDQDQVLKVLAERYIGANAQAGFVYRVFQKSGILQNEKGLYDLNLSKRFPDAHKGQTSYAAALVWGDEDRNLDVLVRCYGPVRFYFNEQLVYRSTVMDEINLDATIKLGIDIKPGWNTLLLEMKYTPAGFGCQFGSDEGKVRILNVLAPFQERQGQAGWVYSKPVSSEDSHPEWNLLGSEEDHRLEWLPDALWSEEKQMQPSLERMYGHLPGQQVYAWTRLMNRDLSDGPIRLSGQSSGPLTIWMNGVSAVQLKEAGPFEVNIPASFGRNDLLVRSECSDTDEPWSFVINATVNGEQLEMELPQRVHGASGESWLYLGPFASEDVEPDLQDLMRIDRVYKGRKERIYWRLDRPDAWIRPYYENAMLSNKWTVGSVTNYGRWDYPLGVTVYGLLQTGRYLQRPDITRYASEHVQLCTRMDEYSLWDREQYGFPAINQQLVMMKMLDNCGSFGSAMLEAYSECQEPTFLPIAERIADFMLTRLERQEDGAFYRECIGEFAENTMWADDLYMSTPFLVRYARLKGNNSALDEAARQFLLYRKYLFMPEFKIMSHVFDFKYGQATQIPWGRGNGWTLFSLSEVLEALPAEHPDRPALIGFFNEICEGYAALQGEGGLWHQVLNDSETYQEASCTAMFAYGFARGVRFGWLNQPARYFEAAERAWSGLTRKAIDRQGNVHGVCSGSRYAFTAEYYNKDLLTVTNDNHGIGIMMLAGTEVAKMKKHLAQPKVSSTVVTQS; from the coding sequence ATGACAACGTATTTCAGTGAACCGCAGAGCATGTATTATCGATTCGGAGAAGATCAGGATCAGGTGCTGAAGGTGCTGGCTGAGAGGTATATAGGCGCCAATGCGCAGGCTGGTTTTGTATATCGGGTATTTCAGAAGTCTGGTATTTTGCAAAATGAGAAGGGTCTGTATGATCTGAATTTGAGTAAACGTTTCCCTGATGCACATAAAGGGCAGACTTCCTATGCCGCAGCGCTGGTCTGGGGAGATGAAGATCGAAATCTGGATGTGCTGGTCCGCTGTTATGGACCGGTTCGCTTCTATTTTAACGAGCAATTGGTATATCGCTCCACGGTCATGGATGAGATCAACCTGGACGCGACTATAAAGCTGGGAATCGACATAAAGCCGGGATGGAATACGTTGCTCCTGGAGATGAAGTATACACCTGCGGGATTTGGATGCCAGTTTGGCTCGGACGAGGGGAAAGTACGAATTCTGAATGTGCTTGCTCCTTTCCAGGAGAGACAGGGACAGGCCGGATGGGTATATTCCAAACCTGTGAGTTCGGAGGACAGTCATCCGGAATGGAATCTGCTCGGGTCAGAAGAGGATCACAGACTGGAGTGGCTGCCTGATGCGCTGTGGTCAGAGGAAAAGCAGATGCAACCGTCTTTGGAGAGAATGTACGGACATCTTCCTGGTCAGCAAGTCTATGCGTGGACACGGTTGATGAACAGGGATTTAAGCGATGGTCCAATCCGTTTGTCTGGTCAATCTTCCGGGCCGCTGACTATATGGATGAACGGCGTATCGGCAGTGCAATTAAAGGAAGCGGGTCCATTCGAGGTGAACATACCCGCATCTTTTGGACGGAACGACCTGTTGGTTCGCAGTGAATGTAGTGATACGGATGAGCCATGGAGTTTTGTGATAAACGCAACGGTGAATGGAGAGCAACTGGAGATGGAGCTTCCCCAACGTGTGCACGGAGCTTCTGGAGAGTCGTGGCTATATCTTGGACCTTTTGCATCGGAGGACGTCGAACCTGATTTGCAGGATCTAATGCGTATAGATCGAGTCTATAAAGGACGGAAGGAACGCATATATTGGCGATTGGACAGACCGGATGCGTGGATACGTCCATATTATGAAAATGCAATGCTCAGTAACAAATGGACAGTAGGCAGTGTAACCAACTATGGTCGCTGGGACTATCCTTTAGGTGTCACCGTGTATGGTTTGTTGCAGACTGGACGTTATTTGCAGCGACCTGACATTACACGTTATGCGTCAGAACACGTGCAGTTGTGTACCCGTATGGATGAATACTCATTATGGGATCGGGAGCAGTACGGTTTTCCGGCAATTAACCAGCAGCTGGTTATGATGAAAATGCTGGATAACTGTGGCTCTTTTGGCTCCGCAATGCTGGAGGCCTACTCCGAATGTCAGGAGCCGACGTTCTTGCCGATTGCCGAACGAATTGCAGATTTTATGCTGACTCGGTTGGAGCGACAGGAGGACGGTGCATTTTACCGCGAGTGTATCGGTGAGTTTGCCGAGAATACGATGTGGGCCGACGACCTTTATATGAGCACTCCGTTTCTTGTGCGGTATGCCCGACTGAAGGGGAATAATTCAGCACTGGACGAAGCAGCCAGACAATTTTTATTGTATCGGAAGTATCTGTTCATGCCTGAATTCAAGATCATGTCCCACGTATTCGATTTCAAATATGGACAGGCGACACAGATTCCGTGGGGACGGGGAAATGGTTGGACGCTCTTTTCACTGTCTGAGGTATTGGAAGCTTTGCCAGCAGAGCACCCGGATCGCCCGGCTTTAATTGGCTTCTTTAATGAAATATGTGAAGGATATGCAGCTCTGCAAGGAGAGGGCGGATTGTGGCATCAGGTATTGAATGATTCGGAAACATACCAGGAAGCCTCCTGTACAGCGATGTTTGCATATGGTTTTGCACGGGGAGTGCGGTTTGGCTGGTTAAATCAACCTGCACGTTACTTTGAAGCAGCTGAACGGGCCTGGAGCGGATTAACCCGTAAAGCGATTGACCGTCAGGGCAATGTACATGGTGTATGCAGTGGGTCGAGATATGCCTTTACCGCAGAATATTACAATAAAGACCTGCTCACAGTAACGAATGACAATCACGGTATTGGCATTATGATGCTGGCAGGAACCGAAGTAGCGAAGATGAAGAAACATCTGGCCCAGCCTAAGGTGTCATCAACTGTTGTGACGCAATCCTGA
- a CDS encoding histidine kinase, giving the protein MRKRRLSLFLNHKLQQSKLSTLMVTCFIAFNLLLVSVIVWLAYQSFSAVTFTEISKARLALLNESTRRGFDFITGVTGTAYSLASNRELSSLLETKGAGRLTQIHQRREVSKILDHTVVVSEGITSVELYTDAFNGVAVTMADRIYPVDTIAGDSWFAALEHADAAWVPLRENESGQSLIGYAQRIFDSRGGTVAYVLIRLSRADIVRRFADMPMVLDGQVLLVDTAGNVVMQMGDDNLEVNSGEDLSSIHGASGIFPSISVSANFAAAGESEPVVDRAWIQEHVEHGEDGFEVVSGKPGGAQLVLYSRPAMLQWRLVQTIPVHTLLSPVRQAGWQVLGIAVLGLLFSAVLAYLFVWRIVRPLRQLIKRMRQLEKGDFNTRVQLSFTEEYAHLAYGFNHMASQLTELMERVKEESRAKREAQTGLLEAQIKPHFLYNTLDMIHWRALDYEAKDISRMIVQLSKLLRIGLSGGRLFIRVRDELEHARCYVSIQSERLPFSIDYQEQIDPRVRGCYIPKIILQPFIENAVMHGHPKEGKLRIQVDMRELEGIDPPSKIIICIRDNGQGLPEGWKLEETTGIGIRNVHQRIQLYCGMGYGIDICAGELGGVGVTITLPRIETEEQLNLWLGGENE; this is encoded by the coding sequence ATGCGGAAACGAAGATTATCGTTATTCCTAAATCATAAGCTGCAACAAAGCAAGCTCTCCACGTTGATGGTGACTTGCTTTATTGCGTTTAATCTACTTCTCGTCTCGGTTATTGTTTGGCTGGCATACCAGTCGTTCTCTGCCGTCACGTTTACCGAGATTAGCAAAGCACGACTTGCTCTTCTGAATGAGAGTACACGCCGCGGGTTTGATTTTATTACAGGTGTGACAGGCACGGCTTATTCTTTGGCGAGCAACCGTGAGCTGTCGAGTCTGCTTGAAACGAAAGGAGCGGGAAGGCTGACACAGATCCACCAACGGCGTGAGGTATCCAAAATACTGGATCATACGGTGGTAGTCAGTGAAGGTATTACCTCCGTGGAGCTGTATACGGATGCCTTCAACGGTGTCGCTGTCACGATGGCCGACCGCATTTATCCAGTGGATACGATTGCCGGTGATTCATGGTTTGCTGCACTGGAGCATGCGGATGCGGCTTGGGTACCTCTGCGGGAAAACGAATCAGGCCAATCGCTAATCGGATACGCCCAGCGAATCTTTGACAGCCGGGGTGGTACGGTAGCCTACGTGCTCATCCGCCTGAGTCGCGCCGATATTGTACGTAGATTTGCGGATATGCCGATGGTGCTGGATGGACAGGTACTGTTGGTGGATACCGCAGGTAACGTCGTCATGCAGATGGGCGATGACAATTTAGAGGTGAATTCTGGTGAGGATTTGAGTTCAATTCATGGAGCCTCGGGAATTTTTCCTTCTATTAGTGTATCTGCTAATTTCGCTGCTGCTGGGGAAAGCGAACCAGTCGTCGATCGTGCATGGATTCAGGAGCATGTTGAACATGGGGAGGACGGCTTTGAAGTGGTTTCCGGCAAGCCTGGTGGAGCGCAGCTTGTACTGTATTCAAGACCTGCCATGCTTCAGTGGCGATTGGTACAGACCATCCCTGTTCACACACTATTATCTCCTGTGAGGCAGGCCGGATGGCAGGTCCTTGGAATAGCTGTGCTGGGGTTACTATTTTCGGCGGTACTTGCGTATCTGTTCGTTTGGCGGATTGTTCGTCCTTTACGTCAGCTGATCAAGCGGATGAGGCAATTGGAGAAGGGGGATTTCAATACCCGGGTTCAGCTTTCGTTTACCGAGGAATATGCCCATTTGGCGTATGGATTCAATCATATGGCATCACAATTGACGGAGTTGATGGAGCGGGTCAAAGAAGAGAGCCGAGCGAAGCGTGAAGCACAGACCGGTTTACTGGAGGCGCAAATCAAACCGCATTTTTTGTACAACACACTCGACATGATCCACTGGCGTGCTCTCGATTATGAGGCCAAGGACATCAGCCGCATGATTGTACAACTCAGCAAACTGCTGCGTATCGGATTGAGCGGCGGCAGACTATTCATCCGGGTACGGGATGAGTTGGAGCATGCTCGTTGTTACGTCAGCATTCAGTCAGAGCGTCTTCCGTTCTCTATTGATTATCAGGAACAGATTGATCCGAGAGTGCGAGGCTGTTACATTCCCAAAATCATTTTACAGCCTTTTATCGAGAATGCAGTCATGCATGGGCATCCAAAGGAAGGAAAACTTCGCATACAGGTGGATATGCGCGAATTGGAGGGCATCGATCCACCATCCAAAATCATCATTTGCATAAGAGATAACGGACAGGGCTTGCCTGAGGGCTGGAAGCTGGAGGAGACAACGGGCATTGGGATACGTAATGTACATCAACGCATTCAACTGTATTGTGGCATGGGGTATGGCATTGATATATGCGCAGGTGAATTGGGCGGAGTAGGAGTGACCATTACGCTGCCGCGTATCGAGACGGAAGAACAATTAAACTTATGGCTGGGCGGTGAAAATGAATGA
- a CDS encoding carbohydrate ABC transporter permease, protein MSTTQISQARTERVTARRVKRRYAHNGAALLFLAPWLVGLLFLTLGPMLVSLYISFTDYSILAAPSWVGLDNYTTMFTSDKLFIQSLKVTFTYVAVSVPIKLIFALLVAMLLNKGIRGLGIYRTVYYIPTLLGGSVAIAMLWRKMLGGDGLLNGVLAMIGIKAPDWVANPKYALYSIVLLSVWQFGSSMIIFLAGLKQIPPEYDEASSVDGAGPLRRFFYITLPILSPVIFFNLVMQLITSFQSFTQAFVISNGSGGPVNSTLMYSLYLYKKGFSFFQMGYASAMAWVLVILIGVFTLLVFRSSKLWVHYEDGGKS, encoded by the coding sequence ATGAGTACAACACAGATCAGTCAAGCACGAACCGAGCGTGTAACAGCCCGGCGGGTGAAGCGGAGATATGCCCATAATGGAGCAGCGCTTCTGTTTCTGGCCCCATGGCTGGTTGGTTTATTGTTTCTGACACTTGGGCCGATGCTCGTTTCCTTATACATTTCGTTCACCGACTACAGTATCCTGGCCGCCCCTTCCTGGGTCGGTCTGGATAACTACACCACGATGTTTACATCGGATAAACTGTTTATCCAATCGCTCAAAGTCACATTTACGTATGTCGCTGTCTCCGTACCGATCAAGCTGATTTTTGCCCTGCTGGTGGCGATGCTGTTGAACAAAGGCATTCGTGGGCTCGGCATTTACCGTACGGTGTATTACATCCCAACCCTGCTTGGGGGCAGTGTCGCAATTGCGATGCTGTGGCGCAAAATGCTGGGCGGTGACGGACTGCTTAATGGGGTACTTGCCATGATCGGCATTAAGGCACCCGATTGGGTCGCCAACCCGAAATATGCCCTGTATTCAATCGTACTGCTGTCCGTATGGCAGTTCGGATCGTCGATGATTATTTTCCTGGCAGGCTTGAAACAGATTCCACCTGAGTATGACGAAGCTTCCTCGGTAGATGGAGCAGGACCGCTCCGGAGATTCTTTTATATCACACTGCCGATTCTGTCACCGGTGATCTTTTTCAATCTCGTGATGCAGCTGATTACCTCCTTCCAGTCATTTACTCAGGCTTTTGTCATCAGTAACGGCAGCGGGGGGCCAGTCAATTCAACTTTAATGTACTCTTTATACCTGTACAAAAAAGGGTTCTCGTTCTTCCAGATGGGTTATGCGTCCGCGATGGCCTGGGTGCTGGTGATCCTGATCGGTGTCTTTACATTGCTGGTATTCCGCAGCAGCAAGCTGTGGGTGCACTATGAGGATGGTGGAAAATCATGA